One part of the Rhodanobacteraceae bacterium genome encodes these proteins:
- the rpsA gene encoding 30S ribosomal protein S1 gives MTESFAELFEQSERISKLKPGAIVTGTVVEIRSDVVIVNAGLKSEGVVPIEQFRNEAGELEVSVGDEVKVALDALEDGFGETRLSRDKAKRAMVWDELEEALEKNETITGRISGKVKGGFTVDIKDVRAFLPGSLVDVRPVRDPVYLEGKDLEFKIIKLDRKRNNVVVSRRAVVESEFSVEREQLMEKLKEGAVLKGVVKNLTDYGAFVDLGGIDGLLHITDMAWKRVRHPSEVVNVGDEIDVRVLRFDRERNRVSLGLKQLGDDPWVNISRRYPQGTRLFGKVSNVTEYGAFVELEPGVEGLVHVSEMDWTNKNVNPAKIVAIGDETEVMVLDIDEERRRISLGMKQCTSNPWEAFAGTFKKGDRVSGSIKSITDFGIFVGLDGGIDGLVHLSDISWQGTGEDLVRNFKKGEEIEAVVLAVDPERERISLGIKQLEQDPFGSYMAAHPKGSIVNGVVREVDARGVTVDLGEGVEGYLRASDIAKERVDDATQYFRAGDKIEAKFTGLDRRGRTLQLSIRAKEEDELADALEEYHSTSIGTTQLGALLKEKLSR, from the coding sequence ATGACCGAAAGTTTTGCCGAACTGTTTGAACAGAGCGAGCGCATCAGCAAGCTCAAGCCGGGCGCCATCGTCACTGGCACCGTCGTTGAAATCCGCAGCGATGTCGTCATCGTCAATGCGGGCCTGAAGTCCGAGGGCGTGGTGCCCATCGAGCAGTTCCGCAATGAAGCGGGCGAGCTCGAAGTGAGCGTTGGCGACGAGGTCAAGGTGGCCCTCGACGCGCTCGAGGACGGTTTCGGCGAAACGCGTCTGTCGCGCGACAAGGCCAAGCGCGCGATGGTGTGGGACGAGCTGGAAGAAGCGCTGGAAAAGAACGAAACCATCACCGGCCGCATCAGCGGCAAGGTCAAGGGCGGTTTCACCGTCGACATCAAGGACGTCCGCGCGTTCCTGCCGGGTTCGTTGGTCGATGTGCGCCCGGTGCGCGACCCGGTTTACCTCGAGGGCAAGGACCTCGAGTTCAAGATCATCAAGCTGGATCGCAAGCGCAACAACGTCGTGGTCTCCCGCCGTGCGGTGGTCGAGAGCGAGTTCAGCGTCGAACGCGAGCAGCTGATGGAGAAGCTGAAGGAAGGCGCGGTGCTGAAGGGTGTGGTCAAGAACCTCACCGATTACGGCGCATTCGTCGACCTCGGCGGCATCGACGGCCTGCTGCACATCACCGACATGGCGTGGAAGCGCGTGCGTCACCCGTCCGAAGTGGTCAACGTCGGCGACGAGATCGATGTGCGCGTGCTGCGCTTCGACCGCGAGCGCAACCGCGTCTCGCTCGGCCTGAAGCAGCTCGGCGACGATCCGTGGGTCAACATCTCGCGCCGTTACCCGCAGGGCACCCGCCTGTTCGGCAAGGTTTCCAACGTGACCGAGTACGGTGCGTTCGTGGAGCTGGAGCCGGGCGTCGAGGGCCTGGTGCACGTGTCCGAGATGGACTGGACCAACAAGAACGTCAACCCGGCCAAGATCGTTGCCATCGGCGACGAGACCGAGGTGATGGTGCTGGACATCGACGAAGAGCGTCGCCGCATCTCGCTGGGCATGAAGCAGTGCACCAGCAATCCGTGGGAAGCCTTTGCCGGTACCTTCAAGAAGGGCGACCGCGTGTCGGGTTCGATCAAGTCGATCACCGACTTCGGCATCTTTGTCGGCCTCGATGGCGGCATCGACGGCCTGGTCCACCTGTCCGACATCTCCTGGCAGGGTACGGGCGAAGATCTGGTTCGCAACTTCAAGAAGGGCGAAGAGATCGAAGCCGTGGTGCTGGCGGTCGATCCGGAGCGCGAGCGCATCTCGCTCGGCATCAAGCAGCTGGAGCAGGATCCGTTCGGCAGCTATATGGCCGCGCATCCGAAGGGCAGCATCGTCAACGGCGTGGTGCGCGAAGTCGACGCGCGCGGCGTGACCGTGGACCTGGGCGAGGGCGTGGAGGGTTACCTGCGCGCTTCCGACATCGCCAAGGAACGCGTCGACGACGCCACCCAGTACTTCCGCGCCGGCGACAAGATCGAAGCCAAGTTCACCGGTCTCGATCGCCGCGGCCGCACGCTGCAGCTCTCCATCCGCGCCAAGGAAGAAGACGAACTGGCCGATGCGCTGGAGGAGTACCACAGCACCTCCATCGGCACGACCCAGCTGGGCGCGCTGCTGAAGGAAAAGCTGAGCCGCTGA
- a CDS encoding (d)CMP kinase has translation MSRTAPVITIDGPSGSGKGTISRAVARALGWHFLDSGALYRGVGVAALRLGVDLADSEAMAKLAREADIRFEDRIDGDPHAWFGADDISDAIRTEEAGQAASKAAAQPAVRAALLERQREFQQAPGLVADGRDMGTIVFPQAELKVFLTASAEERARRRHKQLSEKGIEAILPALLREIEERDLRDRTRLVAPLVPAADARTIDSTSQSIDAVVATVLAWAAALVR, from the coding sequence ATGAGTCGCACGGCGCCGGTGATCACCATTGACGGGCCCAGCGGCTCGGGCAAGGGCACGATCAGCCGCGCGGTGGCACGCGCCCTGGGCTGGCACTTCCTCGATTCCGGGGCACTTTATCGTGGCGTCGGCGTGGCCGCGCTGCGCCTGGGCGTGGACCTGGCCGACAGCGAAGCGATGGCGAAACTGGCGCGCGAGGCGGATATCCGCTTCGAGGACAGAATCGACGGCGATCCGCACGCGTGGTTCGGGGCGGACGACATCTCCGACGCGATCCGCACCGAAGAGGCGGGGCAGGCGGCGTCGAAGGCCGCCGCGCAGCCGGCGGTGCGCGCCGCCCTGCTGGAGCGCCAGCGGGAATTCCAGCAGGCGCCGGGCCTGGTTGCCGACGGCCGCGATATGGGCACGATCGTGTTTCCGCAGGCCGAGCTGAAGGTTTTCCTGACTGCCAGCGCCGAGGAACGCGCCCGCCGGCGCCATAAGCAGTTGAGCGAAAAGGGAATCGAGGCTATTCTACCGGCCCTTTTGCGCGAGATCGAAGAGCGCGACCTGCGTGATCGCACGCGGTTGGTGGCTCCCCTGGTTCCCGCCGCGGACGCCCGCACCATCGATTCGACCAGCCAGTCGATCGACGCTGTGGTCGCCACGGTGCTTGCCTGGGCAGCCGCGCTGGTGCGCTGA